The genomic interval atggctccatgctatgcaatcctgggatttgtagtttttaggAAACATCAGACCTTCATTTAAAAGAAGAGCACTGTGTAGTTGGgccaaacaaaagagaaagaataaaatattgaCACTTGTAACTAATGAATCTGATAGGTTTAGTAACTTGTTTGTGAACTTTTTAAACTAGGAGTAACTCCTAAGCGTACTTACATTTCACCTAAACTGATGAGAATCATTAGTGAGAAACGGATGAGAAAAACGAATGAGGGAAGTGAATATATCCATCAGAGAATGAACAATATTGTCACAAAGAAAgcatataatttttgttttcctgttcaGATTGATCTGGGAATTATACTCAGCAAACATGTCTTAATTCTACattaattagttttttaaaaaagatctggtAGAAACACTTTATTTCACCATAATTCCTAGATTAAAAGGCACATACTAACATCCAGAAGTCTTTTAGAATCAGTTTTGTTCATTGTCCTGAAAGTTGGATTGTGCTTTTACACATCTCACTGATTCTACAGATCTTTTGTAGGTACCCCAGGGGCACGATTTCTCCCCAATCTTTCATTCTGTGCGATTTCATTTTGCTAAAGTAAAAACGATTCCAGCTTAGCAGACAGAACTGTAATAAATGTAAGTAGAtgaaaatatttgcatatgtatgtacacacatatacacaaaaggAAATCTTCTGTAACAGCATTGAGAGGTGCTATCTCTTCTTAGTAGAGCCGGATGCACTGGAACCAAGTTTCAGAATAATCGCTGGAGCTTTTattaagagaaagaaataaaaagaaggaaagagaggaagaactgtCTCAAAGATGTTGCGAGCCAACATAATTATTTCTTATATTGTAGGCATCCAGTTCCTTTCTTCACTGGTTTGCTCAGATTTAATTCACTTCCAGAGGAGATGATGGGCAATTTATTTTCCATATGGTAGCGAATGAGATGACTCACACTGTCAAATACATGGTCTTTGGTTCTAACCTGGAAAAAGTAAGAATATTAAATATCATTGTTAGCTGAAAACTATAAATTATCCTCTCTGTGTTGGTAGAGTAGTATCGAATGATAGAGTAGTATAGAAATCCAATCAATGAACAAATAAGTCAGATAAATACAAGGAACTGGAGGTATTGTATTGGAGTAAGAATCATGTGATCCtccagatcagtggttctcaacctgtggtccTCCCAAtatttttgacttcatctcccagattccctcatcattggccatgctggcaaaggctttggggtactgaagcccaaaacagctggaggatcaaaggttgagaacctcaaAGGCTGGTATTTGCCTGTTGCCTTCATGTAGTGAAAAATCCTATCCCATCACCAGTACATGGAACACAGAGTAGTTGcatcttgttctttgcttcaGAACTTTATTACAACACCCATGTTCTGTATTGTTCCTACCTTGCCTTCAGGATCCACCAGCAACAAATGCTTTGCTTGCCCTCCTTGCAGTCCACTCAGAACATACTGGCCAGGTGAGCTGGTACTTTCCCGAACCAAAAAATCCCCATCGCTGACTAAGAGGCTCTCTGCTGCTTTTCTAGTTAACTTTCCATGGTAGCATTCTTCGTCCCGCAGCTGTTGTGTCACAGATGTGATACACCCAAGACCTGCTGTGTTGGAAGGGTTCTGCTCCACAGCATCCAATGATTCTGAAATTAATAGAAACAAAATATGTACAGTAAATAACCATCACAGAAACATGTTCTAAATCAGGGCTGAGTTAACTTTACTCCAGCTGATGGAGTAGATTCAATAGAATTAATAGAATCataacatcatagagttggaagagacctcaagggcaacCCACTCCAACCCTCTGCGATGcacctcgacagatggccatgcagcctctctttataacctccaaagaaggagagtctaccactcTCAGAGTgtatgtgtttcactgtcaaacagctcttactgccaggaagttcctcctaatgttaggtggaatcttttcctgtagtttgcatcccttgctccatgtcctagtccagtgatggtgaagctTTTAGGGACCGAGTGCCAAACTAAAAGGTGTTCCGGCACTGGGTGTGGGACTTCTGGAGGGACAGGACTTCCAGGATGGGATTTCTTTCCCCACCTCCCAGGATTTCAGCNNNNNNNNNNNNNNNNNNNNNNNNNNNNNNNNNNNNNNNNNNNNNNNNNNNNNNNNNNNNNNNNNNNNNNNNNNNNNNNNNNNNNNNNNNNNNNNNNNNNAACTGACCAACAAGGTAGAGAAGTAGCCTCATGCACTTGCAGTAGTGTTTTAGATTTGGGCAGCGGCCAGGCATTTGGCTGTCTTTCAAAGACAGTGAGTTATTCCTCCCCACCAAGAATGCACCCTTAAAATAAAGGAAGCCAGGGCAGCAATGATGTAGTAATCATGCAAAACTGAGACCTTGATGTGGAGACTTCCCTGGGGAAACTGGACTTCAGTTGTGCAGTTGGATCAGCAACCTATTTTGCTTTTAACTGCACTGCATAGAAAAGGCTTGGAAAAGTGGAGGCAGAAAAATGGAATACGATAATCGGAGGTGAGAGAGTCCAAGCAGCTTTGACTTTGATAGTTTTGGATCTCTTGTGCTGCTTTTTTTCTGGGGGCAGCTGGTGCACAGACTAGCTATACCTCACACTCCCCAGGGACTTTTCTGTCTCCCCAATTCTGCTGCAAGTACAGCAATTGGTACTAGCAGTGAGATTTTGCTTCACAAAGATCTAAAATTTCATTTTGGTGGCTCCTCTCTCGCCCAAAAC from Sceloporus undulatus isolate JIND9_A2432 ecotype Alabama chromosome 6, SceUnd_v1.1, whole genome shotgun sequence carries:
- the LOC121934035 gene encoding SHC-transforming protein 4-like, with amino-acid sequence MPGRCPNLKHYCKCMRLLLYLVESLDAVEQNPSNTAGLGCITSVTQQLRDEECYHGKLTRKAAESLLVSDGDFLVRESTSSPGQYVLSGLQGGQAKHLLLVDPEGKVRTKDHVFDSVSHLIRYHMENKLPIISSGSELNLSKPVKKGTGCLQYKK